The genomic segment tgacccacccaccttggcctcccaaagtgctgggattacaggtgtgagccaccacaccggccagtttttttttttctccctgatttGGCAGGCTAAAAATGCTTGACTTGCCCTCTTTCTATGTTGCAATAAAATACTCttgaaaaatttattcttttgtgtttgaatataaaagaagaaaaagaatacttGACTCACCCCTAATGACCAACTAGTCGTAATGCTTGTGAACATGTACTACAATATTTATTGATCTATCTATcacttcattctctctttctttgtccttctttctcactttctctttctttctcttctctttttctcatattctatgagttgtgctttctttgttttaattttcccagtgctttggaagatAAACCATTATTTGGGTGGggcttgtatgtgtgtgtagttgTCTAGTTGTCCAgcactttcccttttcttttttgggggagaggatggagtttcacttttgttgcataggctggagtgcagtggcgcgatcttggctcactgaaacctttgcctcccgggttcaagtgattctcctgcctcagcctccatagtagctgggattacaggcacgcaccatcaagcttgactaattttctatttttaatagagacagcgtttctccatgttggtcaagctggtctcaaactcccgacctcaggtgatccacctgcctcagcctcccaaagtgctgggatgacaggtgtgagccaccgcgcctgccaCACTTTCCCTTTTTCTTACAAAGCACCCTGGCTtttgggattatgggcattaTTCCTGGCATTGTTGCCCTGGTTGGGGCTGGGCCCTGGGTGTGGGGGCTGCCTTGGCTACCTTGGCAACCCCACCTGGCCAGGGCTCCAGACAGTCCCCATCAAGGCAGTGCGTTGATCCCATCAGAGGTTTCAGGCCCTCCtttctttctatctctttgtTCCCACCCCAGATCTCCAGGAGCCTCCCTTCCTATCTGTCCCAAGgcaacttccttttttttggtctcaGAATGAACCTCTGTTTTTTGGGTGAAAAAATACAGGTTACCCAATTTATGATAAACTCAGTGtgttttcaaaaaggaaatttttattgTTCTCTGGGAGCCTAAACAAAAGGATTTCCCAAGGTTTCCTGAGGAAGAGGCACATCAGCTGAGCCTGGAAAGATGAGCAGAATTTAGGTGGTGAGTGGATCGGGGCACAGATTcggaaagagagaggaagcaggaaaTGCAGAGGAAGAGTGTGGCAGGCCTGAGATACTGAGAGAATTCCAGTCTAGCTGGAGTGTGGTGTGAGGTGAAGCAGGGGGCAGGCAACTCTCGGTGGGCCTCAAAGCCACGGGAGgggttttggattttatttgaaGGACAAGGAGAAATCACTGAAGTGTTTTAGGCAGATGAGTGACACGATCCCAATTGTTCTGTTTTTTACTTAGTGTTGAAGGAGCATGACAAATGATTTATTACATTTGAAACCTTAAATGCTTCCAGGAATAACAAGATCTACAGACATGCAACAGAACGACGCCACTGGAAAATTTTTGTCACACTTTTGTGGTTCTTCCTTCATACTGAGCAGCTTCTTGTTTTAGGTATCTTCCTGTATTTTGAATTCACCTTCTCAAGTTAGAAGCAGAACTGGCATTTGTAGCCTTCCTTGCAGAAAAGTGCAGGTGTGAGGCTAGGTGCTTTGGGAGGCCcttcaggaggccagggcaggaggatcgcttatgGCCAGGAGTggaagaccagcttggtcaacccAGTaggaccccatctccacaaaaaatacaagaaaattagctgggtgtggtagtgcagacttgtagtcctggctactcaggaggctgaggggggaggattgctagggctcaagaggctgaggctgcagtgagccatgatcacaccactgcactctagcctgggcgatagagcaaaaccctgttgttgttttttaaagtgcAGTCATGTGACCCAGGGACCACCAGTTGGATTCAACCATGTGAGACCTTTGATTTGTCCTGGTGGTTGTTCAGAGCTCCGACTAGATTTAGTGCTGCCATTCCCAGAAGCATATCAGTGTTCTTGGAGCATTCCTCCTGCCAGCATAGACTCTAAAGCTTGAGTCTTGTCTTCTGAGAGTCTATAATTGTTAccttatatcttttaaaatttttgatttttctgacacaaggtctccctctgtcacccaggttggagtgcagtggcacagtcatagctcactacagccttgaactcctgggttcaagcaatcctcccacctcagcctcctgagtacctggaacctCAGGTGCGCGACACCAccgccagctatttttttaaattttaatttttagtagagatgaggtcttgctatattgcccaggctggtctcgacctcctgagctcaggtgatcctcctacctcagcttcccaaagtgctgggattacaggtgtcagttgCCGTACCCAGCCATCCCTAATATCTTTTAGAAAATGCCTttttaggctgggctcagtggttcatgcctgtagtctcagcactttgggaggctgaggcaggagaatcacttgatcccagaagtttgaggccagcccgggcaacatagggagaccctgtctctacaaaaaaaaaaaaaaaaaaaaaaagcaaaacttagccgtgtgtggtggtgtgtgcctgtagtcccagcaactcaagaagctgaggtgtgaGAACTGTTTAAatccgggaggtcaaggctgcagtgagctgtgatcatgcctctgtactccagcctgggcgatagagtgagaccttgtctcaaaataattaaaaaaaaaacctttatactATAGAATAGTTTTagctttacagaaaaattgtgatGATAATACAGAGAGTTTCTATATACCCACCCTTTCTCATTTTCCCTATTGTTAGCTTCTTATgttagtatggtacatttgtcacaattaatgaaccaatatttaACTGAAgtccatactttattcagatttccttggTTTTCCCCTAACATCCTTTTCCCTCCTAGGATCCCATCCAGAATGCCACATTATATTAGGTCTTCATGTCTCCTTGGgatcctcttggctgtgacattttctcagactttccttgtttttgatgaccttgacagttttgaggagcaCTTGTCAGGTACTTTGTAGATTGCCCCTTAAGTGGAATTTGCCTGATGtatttctcatgattagactggggtACTGAATTTCAGGAGGAAGACCTTGGAGATAAAGGGCCATTCTCATCACATCCTATCAAGGGTACATACTATCAATATAATTCTTTACTGTTGGTGTTGACCTTGATCTCCAAGCTGGGGTAGTGTTTGCCAAGTTCATGGACTCCTGAGTtactcttttctcccttttcccttACTGAActttttggaaggaagtcactatatGCAGCTCACACTCAGAGAGTAGGAAGTTACATTCTGTCTTCCTCAGAATggaatatttacagaaaatatttggacATTTTTTGCACTAGagatttatctatttgtttactTACTCAGGCATTCATTTATATCAGTACGGATTCACAGATATTTCTCTTACACTTTGGATTATAATCCAATGctactttatttgtttgttttgctcaaaTTACTCTggctttggccattgggagctcCTTCATAGGTCCCTGTGTCATTTTGGGCGATAGAGCAAAACCATAcctccatcattttttttttttggtaacaaaaCATCTCCTTACTTTCTGGTACTACAAGATGCTCTAGGCTCATCTTGTCTATTTCCTGGCCCAGTTCTAgagtcagccatttctccaaggagccccgatttcctttttttggagaatGGTGTTAGAAACCAAAACCTGGGTTCTGCATGTGGTTGTTGCTATTAGAATGTCATTGCCTCTTCCAGCTAAGTAATATTTGTGTGtacacctatttttttaaaaaagattattatgCCTGCAACATGGTGACAGGGTAAGGtgagaggcagggagggcagTTAGGAGGTGGTTGTTGTTAGGAGGTGAtgaattgttgttgttgtattttgtgGGATGTAAAATCAGGACACTTTGTACTGCTGAATATAGGGGCTCACATCATGCCAAGAAACTGTCCCTATGTAGacgcttgcttgcttgcttgctttccctttctttctttctttctttctttctttctttctttctttctttctttctttctttctttctttctttttctttcttctttctttctttctctttcttccttccttcctttctttctttcctgctttctttatctctctttgtttctttgctttctctctctttctttcttctttctttcattctctctttctctttctttcgaCCAGGTCTtgctctctgtcatccaggctggagtacactggggcaaatctcggctcactgcaacctccgcctcctggattcaaacaattctcctgcctcagcttcccgagtagctgagattacaggtgcccaccaccacacctggataatttttgtgtttttagtagagatgggatttcaccatcttggccaggctggtcttgaactcctaacctcaggtgatccacccgcctcacctaccaaagtgctgggattgcaggcatgagccaccgctcctggcctagtGTAGTATTTCTATATAATCTCCGCACATCCTTCTGTATACTGTAATTCAGTTGTGAGGCCTTGAGTGGCTGGTCATCCTGCCTTTTCCTTTGACCTGCAAATTcctgctgcaccatcctggatccTCCTTTTCCTGATTCTTTTTACTTAAGAGGTTCTGGAGCTAGAATTGAAGGTCAGCCATAGTCATAAGGGTGTTTTCTACTCAAAGTTGAGACCCCTTCCTAGGTGgccagtcccagccccagctccagagAAAAAGACAGGTGTTTGGGGTTATGCTGGATTTGCCAGAGAAGGGAATGATAGGACTGGGAGCTGAGGGGAGGGCGCTaatgggaagaggaagaaaataggGCAGATGAGTGTTTGGGAGCCTCTAGGGGAGGGGCCCACTGGGGAGGGTTTCTGCAAAGTCAGtcggggagggaggaagagctcAGAGGGTGGTCAGGACCTCTGTCAGGAGCATATAAGTGTGGGTGTCTCAGCTTTTCTTCTACTGCCATTGGGCCACAGGACGGCCCTTCCAGAAGCCAGTGGCTGGGAGCAGTGCTGGAGGATCAAGGAAGCAGAGATGGACGGCGAGGCAGTCCACTTCTGCACAGATAACCAGTGTATCTCCCTCCATCCACAAGGTGAGAAAACTGCAGCCCCAGCTCATGCCCACTGAGGGATTAGCCTGCCTGTCCTTTGGCCCTCTGCCATAAGGCAGCTTATTGCTGTCTTATTGACCTCCCTAGAACCTTGTCCTTGGGGATGCTGACCtggcaagagaaagagaatggacTTTGAATTCAGGTGATCCTggcttggaatcccagctctgcacACTGAGCTGGTCCTGTgaggcctccctccctcccttcctttcttctttcattcaaaCTAACTTTTGCTGCCCTGTGCTCTGGGCCAGGTTCTGTGCCCTGCACACCACCAaggccttgagattcagagagctGCGGTCTTGGTCTCAGAGCTCCTCGCTTCTGTGTTGCTGCCATACCCACACCTAGCTCTGGTGAACAGCCCAAAGGGCTTCGTCTTCCTTCTCCATAACCACTTGTATGATAAGCATACAACCTAGGAAACTGAATCAGAGAGGATCAGCATGACTGTGTCTCAGCCTGCCCAGAGCCCTCTCACCTTGGACATTGGCTTCTCCTCTGTAGGGGTGGATTCTGTGGCAATGACTCCTGCAGCCCCCAAGATGTCGAGGCTTGTTCGGGCTACCCCAGTGTTCATGGCTGTGACCTTGGTCTTCTCTCTTGTGACTCTCTTTTTAATGGGTAAGCCCCCAGGTGACCCAAATCTCACTGACTCGTTCTCCTTTCAGTATAAAATCCCCCAGATGCACACTCTCAAGGGCCCCAGATGCATACTCTCTGGGCCTCTCTGTTCCCAGAAGGATCATTCCACCTCCAGCTCCAGGCCCAAGCCACAGCTTTCCTGGGACTAGATAGAGGCCACTGTTCAAGGGGAGGCTCTTAAGAACTGAGGTTCTGCTACTTGGGtggcaagtaaaagaaagaaaaaaaaaaaactgaggttcaTGAGGGAAACCCTGGGAGGGGCCTTGCTGCTATCTCCTCTGTTCTGGAACCCTTCCTGGGTGTGGGAGACTGTGTCCTCCCAGGCTCAGGGCTGGGGATTTGCTGACCTGGGAAAATGGGATGTCTCAGTTCAACAGCACACAAGACCTGTGACAAAGCCTGTGCAAGCCATGCTTCTGGGAGACAACATTACTGAGCATTTACCTTTTGAACTCAACAGTGAGTAGctatggtgggggtggggtgcaggAGGGAGCTGGGACCTTCAGATGCTCAGACCCTAGGATGCTCCCCCAGTACCCCCAGATCACTGAATGGGTTCTGCCATCCtcatagaaagaaataattttttaaaaacacagttttattGAGGTCTAATGGTGTACACTATTTAAAGCACACAATCTGATAAGTTTTCACATATGTATGtgcctgtgaaaccatcaccaccatcatcttcacATAGTCATCCTCCTCACCCCAAAGTTTCCCTGTGGCTCTTTGtaattccttcctctcccttcctcccttcatccctGGGCAGCCACAGATCTACTTGCTGTAACTATAGATTAGTTTGctttttctagagttttatagAAAAGGGATCATAGAGTatgtactcttttttcttttcttgtcatgtgatttgcaaatattttctctcagtctgtgacttgtcttttcattcccttAACAAGATTTTAACTttgataaagtctaatttatcattttatttctgttattcgTGGTCTTGTATGTGAGAAATTTGCCTGCTCCAACGCTCCAAAgatgctcttttttgtttctggaaaTTTTACAGTTTTTGGTTTTGCATTTAGTTCTCTGCCTCATTTGAGTTAATTATCATATAGTGGTGTGAAATATGGAATGCAGTTATTTTTGGCATATAGATATACAATTgacccagcaccatttgttgaaagggtTATCTTTCTCCATGAATTGCCTttgcatctttgttgaaaatcaattgtcCATATGTGTAGGGGTCTactctggattctctattctgtcaCATTGATTTGCCTACCTTTATAAAGCAGAATCTTTGACTGAACTTCCTGTACTTGGAAAGGTCACCTGTCTTACCTTTGCGCAGTGATTGAGGCCTCACACATCTACACAGGCAGCACATGAGAAATACTGAATGGATGCTCCAGAAAGGGTCTCTGCCAACTTGggtttttctccctcttcctggcGGGAGACTGGAATCAGAAGGGGACAGTGGATGTCTGAGATTGGGTCCTAGTTTGTGAGGTGAACAAAGGATGCTATCAGGACCAGAGGTAGATGCAGGTGAGGTTGCTAGGAAAGACCTCGCAGATTAAAGGCGTTGCAGAGTCTCTTTCAATGTCCCCAACACAAGACCTTGGACCCAGGTTTCCTGCGTCCTCAAACTGTTCTGCAGGGACCCTTGCCCTATGTAACACTGGAGTACTGGCTCTTTAAAAGGCTATTTCAGCTGAGATCCAGCGTTAATTACTTGGAGGGCACAGTATGCCTCTGTCATAGCTGTGGATTGAACAGGGTACTTCCTCTGACAcacctattttgttttatttctgttttgtttctttgtgttttcttctccATGGAATTTGTCATCATAAAACTTATATTTGTGGTGGTTTTTAGGAAGTAACAATGGTGAATCAAGAAGCTCTATGCTTGGTGTACAAATATACTGTGGGACTAACCACAGGCTTTATTCATacctattttctttctcataatgACCCATCTATGGTGAAATTTCAGTGGAATTAAACTTCAACAGCTCAAATGATATAATCAGTTACTTTCAAGTTGAGCAATTATAATGACAAAATAATCCAAGCCTTAACCAGTATGACTCCTGGTGGCAGCTGGCTTACAGTGGGCAAGTATTTCAATCCTTCTGACCCCTTCATTCGAGTGTAACAGTGAATTCAATCTTTGTTTGTTGGCCCACAGTCTCAGGTGGGCCAAGAAACAAAGACCCTATCCCCAGGGTCTAGGTGGCAGTGTAACCAGCACAGTGCTCGGGGTAGCCCTGAGGGCTGTGCAGTCCCCATTTCCCTTGGAAATGTTAAGAACACTTTGGTTGGCCCATACGATGCTACGCTATGTCATGGATCTCTTTGGCTGCCTTCTTCACTTCCTCCCTCCAGATCATCACCACTTTGGCAGGGAGACAGAAATGCAAGAGCTTATCCAGATGTTTAAAGGCCACATGGAGAACTCCAGCGCCTGGGTAGTAGAGATCCAGATGCTGAAGTGCAGAGTGGACAATGTCAATTCTCAGCTCCAGGTACTTAGTAGTCATCTGGGAAACACCAGTGCTGATATCCAGATGGTAACAGGAGTTCTAAAGGATGCCACTACATTGAGTTTGCAGACCCAAACGTTGAGGAATTCCCTGGAGGGAACCAATGCTGACATCCAGAGGCTCAAGGGAGGCCTGGAAAAGGCAAATGCTTTAACCCAGACTCAGAATTTCTTAAAAAGCACTTTAGAAAACACCAGCACAGAGCTCCACATGTTAAGCAGAGGCTTAGAAAATGCGAACTCTGAAATTCAGATATTGAAGGCCGGTTTGGAAATGGCAAATGCCCAGGCTCAGTTAGTCAATAGCAGTTTAAAGAATGCTAATGCTGAGATCCATGTTTTGAGAGGCCATCTAGATAGTGTCAATGACTTGAGGACCCAGAACCAGGTTTTAAGAAGTAGTTTGGAAGGAGCCAATGCTGAGATCCAGGGACTAAAGGAAAATCTGCAGAACACAAATGCTTTAAACTCCCAGACCCAGACTCTTATGAAAGGCAGTTTTGACAACACCAGTGCTGAGATCCAATTATTAAGAGATCATTTGGAAAGGGCAGGTGATGGAATTCACTTGTTAAAAAGGAGTTTGGAAACAGTCACAACCGAGATCCAAAGAGCAAATGGCCGTCTGGACCAGACAGATGCTGAATTTCTGGGATTCAAGGCAGAAATGGAAAATGCCAGTACCTTAAATGCCCAGATTCAGGTCTTAAATGGTCATATGAAAAATGCCAGCAGACAGATACAGACCCTGAAACAAGGAATGAAGAATGCTTTGGCCTTAACTTCCCAGACTGAGATGTTAGACAGCAATCTGAAGAAGGCCAGTGTTGAGATCCAGAAATTAAGAGAGGATTTAGAGAACACCAAAGCTCTAACTGTGGAAATCCAGCAGGAGCACAGTCGCCTGAAGACCCTCCGTGAGGTCGTTGCTTCACAGGAACAGCTACAAAGAACCCAAAGTAAGTGGGAGGGAGGAGTCCTGCTGGGGAGGGTACAGGCCTTTGAGAGGGTAGAGTCTCCCGTCCCATCTACCACAACATGCATCTCCCTAGGGAGGAGCCTGGGGGCTGGAGAGAGGACCAAATCCGGGGAAGTGGGTGAGACCAGTGTTTTTCCACTTTGGGGGCATGCACTGGAATCACCCAAGGAGCTTTGAAAATACTGATGCCTGGGGACCCACCTCCagagctctgatttttttttttttataagggtGTCTGAGATTagaagtctttttattttaactccCTAGGCAGATCTAATGGCATCTGGGCTGAGAACTATTagcttaatttttgtttcttaaaggaCCAAGAAGTAGATATCTTCGGCTTTGGGCTGTATGGTCTgttacaactactcaactctgctcttGTAGTGATAAAGCAGCCAAAGGCAGCAActaatgagcatggctgtgtccCAATAAACTTTATAAAAAGGCACTGCTGGCAGATGGGAGTTTGCCAATCATTGGTTTAGATGACTGGTTCTGGGCATCAGAACTACAAGAGGCCTTGCTGAAACAGATCGTTAAAACATGATTTTGGTTTAGCAAGGCTATGGTGGTcctgaaaatttgcatttctaccacattgccaggtgatgctgatgttctGGGACCACACTTTTCGAACCCCTGATTTACACACCCACCATCTCTTACTGGGGCTTTCACTATTGTGTTGTCCTTGGTGTTTCCGGCCTCATTAGGAGTGCCTTCTTCTGGTTCAGCTTCTACCAGGTTGACATTTTCCCCAGTGCAAATCCGAATACATTACTGTCCTTCTCAAAACTTTGTGGTGCTCCCAATTGCTCATAGGGTAAAAAAAATCCAATCTCTTTCACATGGTATGGACCATTTAGTACAAGTGAACCTGTCCAAATTCATCACCCACCCATCCTGTATGCACCGACAATATGAAGTAGGTTGAATAGATCAGGCTATGCTGGGCTGTTCCAGACCTTTATTCCTTTGTGCTGATCTTTTTCCCTGCCCGGGGGTGCTCTCCTTAACACTGAACACCTGGCAAACTCTTCCTCAGTCCTTTAAGACTCAgctccaggccaggcatgatggctcatgcctgtaatcccagcactttgggaggccaaggtgggcggacctgaggtcaggagtttgagagcagcctggccaacatggtgatactccatctctactaaaaaatacaaaaaatagctgggcattgtggtgggtgcctgtaatctcagctatttgggaggctgaggcaagagaatcacttgaatccgggagtcagaagttgcagtgagccgagattgtgctattgcactccaacctgggcatccaaagtgaaactccatctcaaaaaaaaaaaaaaaaaaagaaagaaaaaaggaaagaaaaagaagaaaaagactcaGCTCCAGTAACACCTCATCCAGGGTGTCCTTCCTGAGTCCAACCTCCTGCTTAGATGAAATAGACCATACCTTCTTCCCTGACTCTATTCTACTGTCCCTGTGTATTTTAATCACTGCATCTTCAACACTTTTTTTCCATCTGTCTCATTTACCAGACTCTAAGTTCTGTAAGGGCATCAATTCACATCTGATTGATCTAGTACATCAATGGCAGTGGCTAGCTCAAAGAAGTTAAGGAAAGTTGCACAATAAATGTTGAACAAAAAACAATTGGGTAGATAAGTGAGCTTATTTATCCAATTGCAACATTTCAAACAGCTGTGGCATAGATGATGTCAAAGAGCAGGGTGTTGTGATAGGGAGGGATGAAAGAGCAGACAGAATTGGGGCTTTTGCTCACAGGATGAGCTATTAGAGTTTGAATGGCAGGGTCAGGCAGATCAGGTGATGACAAGGTCGGTCCCAGGATGGCCATGGGAGTGGCAGCAGAAGTGGATGGAGATGAAGACGAGGAAATGAGTAAGGCTATGGGATGGCTGTAAAATCTCCAGGGAAGATGGCTGAAGTTGAAGTGGAAATGACAGTCAGGTGATAGCAATGAGTTGGGAGAGAGGGCAGTATAGCCAGGAAGCAGGTATCTGGAAAGAGAGAGCTTCCTGAGTCTTCCAGGGGTGCC from the Callithrix jacchus isolate 240 chromosome 14, calJac240_pri, whole genome shotgun sequence genome contains:
- the CLEC4F gene encoding C-type lectin domain family 4 member F isoform X1; translated protein: MDGEAVHFCTDNQCISLHPQGVDSVAMTPAAPKMSRLVRATPVFMAVTLVFSLVTLFLMVQQHTRPVTKPVQAMLLGDNITEHLPFELNNHHHFGRETEMQELIQMFKGHMENSSAWVVEIQMLKCRVDNVNSQLQVLSSHLGNTSADIQMVTGVLKDATTLSLQTQTLRNSLEGTNADIQRLKGGLEKANALTQTQNFLKSTLENTSTELHMLSRGLENANSEIQILKAGLEMANAQAQLVNSSLKNANAEIHVLRGHLDSVNDLRTQNQVLRSSLEGANAEIQGLKENLQNTNALNSQTQTLMKGSFDNTSAEIQLLRDHLERAGDGIHLLKRSLETVTTEIQRANGRLDQTDAEFLGFKAEMENASTLNAQIQVLNGHMKNASRQIQTLKQGMKNALALTSQTEMLDSNLKKASVEIQKLREDLENTKALTVEIQQEHSRLKTLREVVASQEQLQRTQSQLLQMTLQGWKFNAGSLYYFSYVKKSWSEAEQFCVSKGAHLASVASEEEQAFLVAFTGNAYHWIGLTDRGTEGFWRWTDGTPFNATQNREFWGKNQPDNWRHKDGQTEDCVHIQWKWNDMNCDTPYQWVCKKPMGQGVA
- the CLEC4F gene encoding C-type lectin domain family 4 member F isoform X2 codes for the protein MDGEAVHFCTDNQCISLHPQGVDSVAMTPAAPKMSRLVRATPVFMAVTLVFSLVTLFLMVQQHTRPVTKPVQAMLLGDNITEHLPFELNNHHHFGRETEMQELIQMFKGHMENSSAWVVEIQMLKCRVDNVNSQLQVLSSHLGNTSADIQMVTGVLKDATTLSLQTQTLRNSLEGTNADIQRLKGGLEKANALTQTQNFLKSTLENTSTELHMLSRGLENANSEIQILKAGLEMANAQAQLVNSSLKNANAEIHVLRGHLDSVNDLRTQNQVLRSSLEGANAEIQGLKENLQNTNALNSQTQTLMKGSFDNTSAEIQLLRDHLERAGDGIHLLKRSLETVTTEIQRANGRLDQTDAEFLGFKAEMENASTLNAQIQVLNGHMKNASRQIQTLKQGMKNALALTSQTEMLDSNLKKASVEIQKLREDLENTKALTVEIQQEHSRLKTLREVVASQEQLQRTQSQLLQMTLQGWKFNAGSLYYFSYVKKSWSEAEQFCVSKGAHLASVASEEEQAFLVAFTGNAYHWIGLTDRGTEGFWRWTDGTPFNATQNRELGSKGSCPLGRYLSVNSGVGACSFIGTLPCPWIFSN